The following proteins are encoded in a genomic region of Pseudorca crassidens isolate mPseCra1 chromosome 5, mPseCra1.hap1, whole genome shotgun sequence:
- the LOC137225363 gene encoding magnesium transporter protein 1-like, whose translation MAARWWLWCVSATVAVALLLVYGVPSASAQRKKEPRLIKMVLSEKVSQLMEWTNKRPVIRMNGDKFRRLVKAPPRNYSVIVMFTALQLHRQCVVCKQADEEFQILANSWRYSSAFTNRIFFAMVDFDEGSDVFQMLNMNSAPTFINFPAKGKPKRGDTYELQVRGFSAEQIAQWIADRTDVNIRVIRPPNYAGPLMLGLLLAVIGGLVYLRRSNMEFLFNKTGWAFAALCFVLAMTSGQMWNHIRGPPYAHKNPHTGHVNYIHGSSQAQFVAETHIVLLFSGGVTLGMVLLCEAATSDMDIGKRKIMCVAGIGLVVLFFSWMLSIFRSKYHGYPYSFLMS comes from the exons ATGGCAGCGCGTTGGTGGCTTTGGTGCGTCTCTGCGACCGTAGCGGTGGCACTGCTGCTCGTTTACGGGGTTCCCTCAGCCTCTGCCCAGAGAAAGAAGGAGCCCAGGCT GATCAAGATGGTGTTATCTGAAAAGGTTAGTCAACTGATGGAATGGACCAATAAAAGGCCTGTAATAAGAATGAATGGAGACAAGTTCCGTCGCCTTGTTAAAGCCCCACCGAGAAACTACTCCGTTATTGTCATGTTCACTGCTCTCCAACTTCATAGACAATGTGTCGTGTGCAAGCAAGCTGATGAAGAATTCCAGATCCTGGCAAACTCCTGGCGATATTCCAGTGCATTTACCAACAGGATATTTTTTGCTATGGTGGATTTTGATGAAGGCTCTGATGTATTTCAGATGCTAAACATGAATTCAGCCCCAACTTTCATCAACTTTCCTGCAAAAGGGAAACCCAAACGGGGTGATACATATGAGTTGCAGGTGCGTGGATTTTCAGCTGAGCAGATTGCCCAGTGGATTGCTGACAGAACTGATGTCAATATTAGAGTAATTAGACCCCCAAATTATGCTGGCCCCCTTATGTTGGGATTGCTTTTGGCTGTTATTGGTGGACTTGTATATCTTCGAAGAAGCAATATGGAATTTCTCTTTAATAAAACTGGATGGGCTTTTGCGGCTCTGTGTTTTGTGCTTGCTATGACATCTGGTCAAATGTGGAACCATATAAGAGGACCACCATATGCTCATAAGAATCCCCACACAGGACATGTGAATTATATCCATGGAAGCAGCCAAGCCCAGTTTGTAGCTGAAACACACATTGTTCTTCTGTTTAGTGGTGGGGTTACCTTAGGGATGGTGCTTTTATGTGAAGCTGCTACATCTGACATGGATATTGGAAAGCGAAAGATAATGTGTGTGGCTGGTATTGGACTCGTTGTATTATTCTTCAGTTGGATGCTCTCTATTTTCAGATCTAAATATCATGGATATCCATATAGCTTTCTGATGAGTTAA